In Pseudocalidococcus azoricus BACA0444, a single genomic region encodes these proteins:
- a CDS encoding EAL domain-containing protein yields MKSPEEQIRHLLVIQDKNDRRTIPLEAGTYSIGRHPSNTIVVNSRMVSRQHAVLLRVSDPQTGNFFFRLLDGDLQGKRSANGLKVNGKTCHSHILKHRDLIIFGGDVRARYHAISNLSDTGFSRYTQEAQFASLPVSVRDSLPYQPSSLDVAQAKMLSDAAILRLSSFPELSPNPILELDQTGQITYLNPAAIREFKDIQANDAQHPLLMDLLLPTESQAPPLRIREVQLGHSHYEQVIQPLPEANLVRCYITNITERKLAQRALQESEERYAIAAQGANDGLWDWDLRTNEIYFSDRWKQMLGLANVETSPSPETWLEAIYPEDQTHVQIEIEQHLSGVTPHLECEFRVLHPDGGLRWMRVRGLGLRDARQQPYRMAGSLTDITEYRLIQEQILHDALHDAMTGLPNRILMMDRLGQAMQRAKRRPGYLFAILFLDLDRFKVLNDSLGHLVGDQLLIGIAQRLVSCLRAEDTIARLGGDEFAILLDEVGTVDYACQVAERILTELRRPFILEGHEVFTGVSIGIAFNTQEHLQPEDLLRDADTAMYRAKSLGKARYEVFSTAMRVEVLALLQLETELRRAVERQEFMVYYQPIVDLAQARICGFETLIRWQHPRRGVITPGEFMDIAEETGLILPMSWWVLETACQQMQQWSQQFPNSQGLAISVNLTGQHFAQPDLVSRLDNILAATQFSPQRLRLEVTETILMENTELAVQALESIRTRGIQIYMDDFGTGYSSLSYLHRFPIDTLKIDRCFISPLLHPDIQGGGIVQTILTLAKSLHLNVVAEGVETEAQCQALQRMGCTYAQGYLFAPPLSTAHVENILAQGSLDISCLQTPKL; encoded by the coding sequence GTGAAAAGTCCCGAAGAACAAATTCGCCACCTCTTGGTGATTCAAGATAAAAATGACCGCCGCACCATTCCCCTTGAGGCGGGAACTTACTCCATTGGTCGTCACCCCAGCAATACCATCGTTGTCAATTCCCGGATGGTCTCTCGGCAGCACGCCGTTTTATTACGAGTTTCTGATCCGCAAACGGGTAATTTTTTCTTTCGCTTACTGGATGGAGATCTCCAGGGCAAGCGGAGTGCCAATGGCCTGAAGGTGAACGGCAAAACCTGTCACTCCCATATTTTGAAGCACCGAGATTTAATTATCTTTGGGGGAGATGTCCGCGCCCGCTATCATGCCATTTCTAACCTTTCGGATACTGGGTTTTCCCGCTATACCCAAGAGGCCCAATTTGCGAGTCTACCCGTGAGTGTCCGGGATAGCCTACCCTATCAACCCTCTTCTCTGGATGTAGCCCAGGCCAAAATGCTCAGTGATGCGGCCATCTTACGTCTTTCCTCCTTTCCTGAATTAAGCCCCAATCCCATCCTGGAATTGGATCAAACCGGGCAAATTACCTATCTCAATCCGGCGGCCATTCGGGAGTTTAAGGACATCCAGGCCAATGATGCCCAACACCCCCTGCTAATGGATCTGCTTTTACCAACGGAATCCCAGGCCCCACCCCTCCGCATCCGGGAAGTCCAACTGGGTCATTCCCATTACGAACAAGTCATTCAACCCCTCCCTGAAGCCAACTTAGTCCGTTGCTACATTACCAACATCACGGAGCGTAAACTGGCCCAACGCGCCCTCCAAGAAAGTGAAGAACGCTATGCCATTGCGGCCCAAGGTGCTAATGATGGGCTTTGGGATTGGGATTTACGGACGAACGAAATCTACTTTTCAGATCGCTGGAAACAGATGCTTGGCCTGGCTAATGTTGAGACTTCTCCAAGCCCAGAGACATGGCTTGAGGCGATTTATCCCGAGGATCAGACCCATGTCCAAATTGAAATTGAACAGCATTTATCTGGCGTGACCCCCCATTTAGAGTGCGAGTTTCGAGTTTTACACCCGGATGGAGGCCTGCGTTGGATGCGCGTCCGGGGCCTGGGCCTACGAGATGCGCGTCAGCAACCCTATCGGATGGCTGGCTCCCTGACCGATATTACCGAGTATCGCCTGATCCAGGAGCAAATTCTCCATGATGCCCTTCACGATGCCATGACCGGGCTACCCAATCGCATCTTGATGATGGATCGACTGGGCCAGGCCATGCAGCGGGCAAAACGGCGGCCCGGATATTTATTTGCCATCTTATTTTTAGATTTAGATCGCTTTAAGGTTCTCAATGACAGCCTGGGGCATTTGGTCGGCGATCAGCTTCTAATTGGGATTGCCCAGCGCTTAGTCAGTTGTCTGCGGGCTGAAGATACCATTGCGCGCTTAGGGGGGGATGAATTTGCAATTCTCCTAGACGAAGTGGGGACAGTGGATTATGCCTGCCAAGTTGCGGAGCGGATCCTGACGGAATTGCGCCGACCGTTTATTTTAGAGGGCCATGAGGTGTTTACTGGGGTGAGCATTGGCATTGCCTTTAATACCCAAGAGCATCTCCAACCGGAAGACCTCCTGCGGGATGCAGATACCGCCATGTATCGGGCTAAATCCTTGGGGAAAGCTCGTTATGAGGTCTTCAGTACCGCCATGCGGGTGGAAGTTTTGGCCCTCCTGCAACTGGAAACAGAACTACGGCGGGCGGTGGAGCGACAGGAATTTATGGTCTACTACCAACCGATTGTGGATTTGGCCCAGGCCCGGATCTGTGGCTTTGAAACGCTGATTCGTTGGCAGCATCCTCGGCGCGGTGTGATTACCCCAGGGGAATTTATGGACATTGCCGAGGAAACGGGGCTGATTTTACCTATGAGTTGGTGGGTTCTAGAAACGGCCTGTCAGCAAATGCAACAGTGGTCTCAGCAATTTCCCAACTCCCAAGGCCTGGCCATCAGCGTTAATCTGACGGGGCAGCATTTTGCCCAACCCGACTTAGTTTCCCGCTTAGATAATATTCTGGCGGCGACCCAGTTTTCCCCGCAGCGACTGCGCTTGGAAGTGACCGAAACCATTTTGATGGAAAATACGGAACTGGCGGTGCAAGCCCTAGAATCCATCCGCACCCGCGGCATTCAAATCTACATGGATGACTTCGGGACGGGATACTCGTCTCTGAGCTATCTCCACCGTTTTCCCATTGATACTCTCAAAATTGATCGCTGCTTTATTAGCCCGCTCCTCCACCCCGATATTCAAGGGGGTGGCATTGTCCAAACCATTCTCACCCTGGCAAAATCCTTACACCTGAATGTCGTGGCCGAAGGCGTTGAAACCGAAGCCCAATGCCAGGCCCTGCAACGGATGGGATGTACCTATGCCCAGGGCTATTTGTTTGCCCCACCCTTATCCACAGCCCACGTTGAGAATATCTTAGCCCAGGGATCTTTAGACATTAGTTGCCTCCAGACCCCCAAGCTTTAA
- a CDS encoding response regulator, giving the protein MTTVLVVDDSPTMRAMIVETILSLGLEVTEASDGIEAQAKVSQTVPDLIVLDVVMPRMNGYEFCRWVKNEPASQNVPVIMCSTKGEPFDIHWGKKQGVDAYITKPFNPDDLIAKIKELLTH; this is encoded by the coding sequence ATGACAACAGTCTTAGTTGTGGATGATAGTCCGACTATGCGGGCCATGATTGTAGAAACAATACTGAGTCTGGGTTTAGAGGTGACGGAAGCCAGTGATGGGATTGAAGCCCAGGCCAAGGTGAGTCAAACAGTTCCCGATTTAATTGTTTTAGATGTGGTCATGCCCCGGATGAATGGCTATGAATTTTGTCGGTGGGTCAAAAATGAACCTGCATCTCAGAATGTACCTGTGATTATGTGCAGCACCAAGGGGGAACCCTTTGATATTCACTGGGGTAAAAAGCAGGGGGTAGATGCTTACATTACCAAGCCCTTTAATCCCGATGATTTAATTGCCAAAATCAAGGAACTCCTCACCCATTAA